The Vitis vinifera cultivar Pinot Noir 40024 chromosome 18, ASM3070453v1 region caaaggaaaaaaaatcatgaagatcCTCAATAGGAACAAATTGCACACAACTATCAAAATCATAAATCTTGGCATTCGTGGATAAAAGCATGTTAACCTGAGAATTCTGATGTTGGAAATCTTTGATACACAAACAACTAGAATCAACCATATCAGAACTTTCCACctgaaaattggaaataaatCATTAAGCCTATTAAATAGGTAATCCTTTACATGATAGAATCCAGGATAAAAGAAACCAAGAGAAGAgctagtttaaaaaaaatcccaggATTAAACCTGCAAAAATGCATCCAACTCCTGTTGCACACTAGAGTCACATTTTGCTGGAGTGCTGCCATGCTCAAAAGCCTCAAGGTCAAGGTTGAGAGAAACACCCATGTTTATCTGAGCACATAGaattaaatctttaaaaaattaacaaattttacCAACCAAAACCACGAAGGTAAGATAATTGAAAAATGCTAGTGAATTGTAATAAGAATCTAACAGTGAAGCAAAGTAGAAAACCTAAAAATGGAATCCGAACCCCATTATTGAGAATTATGACTATATGCAAACCTCATCgatattgctagatccatgtcCCTCCAATTGTGATGAATCATCTACTGTCAATTCAGAATTTGAATTCTCCTTGGGTAAAGTACTCTCCACTACTTTCTCTTTACAACAAGAACAATGGGACTTCAAATCCTTCATTTCTTTGTCTAGCTCAAAATATTTTGCCTTTTCACTTTTAAGGCTTTCTCTGAGACTCTGCACTTGGTTTTCTGCTTCCTGTTTAAAGCAGAGTTGTCAAATGGATTGGTATATTTACTGCTAAAATTGCCTGAATAGAGAGGACAAGAAATCAATAACGACCCAATAGTAGACAAAACTTGAGATAATGACTGAGATTACAAGTTTAAGCTATATAACACACCTCAAGTTTTTCCTTATATTGCTTCAAAACATCCCATAAAGCTTTTGCAAAACCTTGCATAATCTGattgtttctctctctctttgccAATTCAACACCATTCAACTTGAGAAATGTGCTATCATAAACATCCAATTTAGAATTTCTTGGGGACTGAACCAGAGCTTTTACGGTTCCAGTCTCCTTGAGCTCCTCTGGATTGACCTCTGCTTTGAAATAAGCAAATTATACCTCATGTTATTCTATAGAGAAAACAAATGAAGTAGAAAATGGATCAAAGAAATGCTAATAGAAGAATAGCTTGTTAGAGAAGTATACAAGTTAAACAACCTTCATCACAAACACAAAGTCGTTGTTCATCTCCGACACTATTTGCTTCTTCAATCTGAAACCaaacccaaaaattaacaaGTACTTAAAACAATGTGGTATCTTGCCAAACCAAGGGCCCCAAACCATTAAGGCATCAACTTTTTCAAACTATGTTGAGAATGTAGAGGTACattcaaaagtatttttaagatGACAATGTGAATCTAAAGTGagttccatgagaaatttgctTTGGAATTCTAGGTACTTGACAGAATGGCGAGACAGGATAATTGCTCACATATTAATCCATATAAACATGCCAATGGGACATAATGAAGAAGTTCATATTAACATATTAATTGCATATTAGAACAAGATGATAATAGAAACCAGGATGATCATTGCAGCTTGGTTAGAATGGCTGTCACTCAGCATTGTAGATTTAAATTATGGAATGCTAGAGACTCATAAATAAATGGACTAGTTAATTATAAGTTTTTATCATGTGAGGGAAGTCAAAGATAATAACAAACACCTGGAGAATATTGGGTTCAGTGgggaaattttcttttgatgtgAGTTCTATTTTACACAGAATTTATaaaccaaatatatttttagtatgCCACACAGAATAAGTCAACTATGCTTGCAAATATGCCTTGAACACGCACTAATGTCACTTGCCTGGTGCATCTGCATAAACAATTGAATAAAATACTGGCAAAAAATTGCTTCAGGAGAGGATGGATTTAACAGAAAACAGAATAACAAAACAACATAGATGTACCTAAATTAATCAGTATAAAAATAGTAATGTGCTGAGGTCAGTTAATGACATAGATCATGAGATCACAACcagaaaatttaattaatattcatACTTCCAAGAAGAAACAAAGGTCGATGTCAGCTTGTTCCCTTCAACTCTTGCGGTTTAATTACTAATGTCTTGAAGCAGTGCTTTAGGCAACcaatataaggaaaaataaaaatatgcttTCATACAGCCCTCTACTGTGGCATATCCATGAGTATGGTATACACAGTTATGTCTTCACTCTATATGTGCCAAAGTGTTGTTTTAATTTAACAATTACTAAATGACCATCTCTTACGGTTCCTGCAACATAGTGTATGGACCATACAGTTCAGTACAATGGCTTAGACCAGGACTTTCCACCCACTTATACCAGCCCTGAGTCTAGCTCAACTCGCCTAATCTTTTACTCCCTTTTCTTAAAGGAAATGTGGAGAATGCAATACATCTTTCCAGAATCTCAAGTCATATTGCTTTAATTCTTTCTGAAATTCCTTTCTCCAATATAATCACTCAAAAACATAAAAGTGTTTTAGATTAAGAAAAACAATATTAACACATAAAAAGCAgttggaagaagatgaaggaaatTCGTGGTCCCAATGAGCCGGATCCTAGGTAGCCAGTCACAGTGAGTTAGGTGTTAGCATTGATCTGTAGATTAAATTGTCATGTCATTGAAACCACTGAGGAGCATGATAGCACATGGgataaaaagtaatatattgtaTCTCTTTTACGACCACTGTCAATGCAGTTTCTTAGTTTGCCCCTCACCTTTTCAAGCCTGCAAAGTAGCATTGCATCATGTTTCTATTTAGTGCTATTTTAggtataataatagtaacaacAATGAGAATTGTGCAGTTATGTTTCTGTGACTGTCAATGAAGTAAAATCTGCAGTGCTGAAAACACAAGTAATTTTCATCCCCACATCACCGAAGTATATTTCATCCAGCATTAAACATCTTCTGTCATGGTAATGAGACATCTCTTCAATGCTATAACCATACAAAAATGCCATGAAATTAGTAGATAAAATTTTGTGGGAGTCGGTTACTATTTCcagcaattcaagaagcaaaaatgacaataataacACCACTGAAAGAATTTACTTACCCAAAAACACATATTATAACCTTAAAGTCAACAAACATGAAATCAGTTGATAAAGTTTTGCAGAATCAATTGttaattaaagaaatttaagaAGCAAAAGTTACTAAAATAACACCATGCAAAGAAGCCTACTTACCACAAACACAAAATATAATGCAGTTTgtaagcaaataaaaaaaaaaaaatgcattcaaAAGAGCAAATGACATACCACACAAGCATCAGGGTTACTGAACTTCATTCTTTTGCGCTGTTCAAATCTAGGTAATGTTCGAACATGCCTCTTATTAGCAACCAAATCGGACAATTCTTCAACATTATTGAACCTAAATTGATTATTATCATTAGgacaaaatcatataaatttgcAATTTGAAACTTGAAGAAAACTATAGGAAAAATGGAGTGATACTTGATTTTCATATAAGGGGAAGCTTGTTTTAGTAGAAAGGATGTATCAAGATAGTCTTCTTCTCCTGGCTTTATCGTCAAAATCTACAAACAAACAACAAGAAAAGGATGCCTTTTAGAAGATAATATAATGGAAAAATATGCAAGCTAGTCAATAGATTTGAAATAGACCGCAAAAAATTCTTCagaaactaatataaaaattgtctGAAGCACAACTTAATAAGTCAGAGTAAAGAAATGTTGGAAAAATAATGCATACCAATGCCATCCGCTTCTTGCCTTCCAAATAATCTCGTAAGTACCTAGTTAACTGTTCAGAAATAAAGTGGTGTTATCATTTATATAGGCTTAAAAATAATTGAGCATACATTCAAGAGtaagataaaaagaaaggaaatgaaaacaTGTCATATAAAAGGTAAAGGAATGACCAAAGAGTTCTGAAAATGTTTCTGTAGTGGCTTCTTGGGGTTCCTTTGATGCTCCAACAATGACtgcaaataaaagaaagaaagaaacagatATATGaggatataatataatatacacacagaacaggaaaaaaaaaatcttatactGTGGTTATCAAGTGACAATATAAATGAAACAGTTGAAGTATTCTTGTTTGCTTAGATGCTGCATAAATGTAATGAGAAATGATAATcgttaggaaaaaaaaaaaaaaaaaaccacaataAGGATGACTCAGATACCAATGACCCAATGAAGAGTACATACCCTCAGACACAATCCAAAAACCATTGATGTGTTGTTGATGAAATTGCTCTCAAGTAATCTGGCCCCCTGCAAAATGACAACCCAAAGTTGAAATCTACATAATTGGAACATAGCTGCTGATTCAAAACATGAATTAGGAAGCACTTTATAAAGCTAAAACATAAAATGGCATACTTCCACATAAATCACAAATGTTCCCATCTATAACCTCAACTCAACAAAACCTCACCTCCAACTAGGGCCAGGCAAcctgaatcttttttttttttcattcagcATTGCCCAGAGCCATGTCTTCCATCAGATCCTCATCATTATAACTTTTCTCACTACTTCAAACAATGTTCTTGTTTGCCTCCTTGTCATTTTAGGTCCTTCAACTGAATCAAATAAATGCAATGCCTTAATGGCCATACTGAACCTCATATACTCTTTGAGGGTAGGGCCACAACATAGGCAGGTTGAGCCCACCTAACCCCCAAAAAATGCAAGTTTGGATTGAGAATTCTCAACCTGACTTAAGGTTGGCTTGGGCTTGGATCATGACTTCACCACCATGAGCTCAACTTGAAATCAAACTTAGTGAATACATATCAtcattttatacatattttaggTTATAAGATTATATATTTAGATGtcaaacattaatatttttgttaaacacAATAATATATTTGGAGATGTGATAAGCTATCTATATCATCTTCACTTTTATAACATTCAAATTCAATATACAAACTAAAAAAGGTAAAGTTGATAAAGTAAAAtaagaagtatatatatatatatgcatgcatgTATGTTTGTTGTgtgcttataaaaaaaacattttatataggTACCTAAAAATTCAACTTTTTAAGGTATACTAAATTGACTATGAAATTAATGTTGCAACAAATATAAAAGGCaagaactttaaaaaataattaattatttatccaaCTTGTGACATGCTTGAACCCCACCAACTCAAGCTTGGGTTCAAAAATTGCCAGTCTTAGAGGTAATAGGGTGAGGTTTTCAGGTTGGCTCATTATCAGGTCAACTATCCATCACTAGGAATGGACTGCTTATGACTTAATCTTCGTGCCCAACAAGTTGTTATCCATTGTTTTGCTTTCTTTTATGGTAGTGCAGCTACCCTCCTGAACCTAGCACAACAAATTGTTGAAGTGATTTGAGAGCATCCAAAGgacaattctatttttttttttttttttttgataggcaaacaaaaaGATACACTTATAACGCTTGAAAAGAGCGCAACAAGGTACACACGATGTATACAATGAGCATCAAAATCAAGCGAGTAAAAAGAGAGAGAACACCACGCACCCTTTGTCTCCTTACTTCAAACTCAACCAAGCTACAAAGTCTGTCCTTGACATAGAAAGCTCACCTATGTATACTCTAGCCAGATCCCAGAAGATACACATAAAAAAGATTTGATTCCTTGAACCAACTGTTCTACTAATCGAAAGACCTTCAATTTCTTTCCCTCCATAATGAAGGATAATTGTTCATCTAGATGATACTATCTCAAGGGCATATTAgcatccaaaaaagaaaagaaaaaggcttAAATCCGACTGATTACTATTCTTATGAAGGCATTTTACTGGAATTTAGGGGGGAATATACTGAACCTGATTCCCagttctcttttctctttcagCACCAGCAAGGTCAACAATAGTTAATACTGCACTGTTCAGTTGAACACCAACGTCACTCTCTAAGTTGTTAGGAGCACTGCGGATGTTTATAATGCACTGTGACCGGCTGCAAACatgtgaaaaataaagaatGTCACTACCACATTGTTGTAAACAAAAACAATCCATTCTAAAAAGAAGTAAAGAGAAATAATtgatagttttgtttttgtgaaCCTTGACTGGCTGTTTGAATTTGTCATTGCAGTACAGCGTTTTAACATGCCTTGTGCTATTAAGGATTCTGCCTGTGCAACATCAGAAATGACTACCTGTTTACATGTAGCAATTAGTAATAGAAAGTAGAAACTACAATCTTCCTGACCAATTGATCACATCCTCGTATACATACAATTTGTCACAAATCACTGAGAATGAAAGATAATATAAACaccataaaaataagaaatcagCTTGTACAAATGTGAAATATACTTTCTCTCCTTATATGAATTATAAAGAAACTAAACAGAAACCAGAATCAACCTCTTGAAGACCTTTTATAGATGACTGTTGCATGAATAAATCTGCTCCACCTGGGGACAAATCTAACATCCTTTCTCCTTTTCCTCTTTCagaatatatttcaaatattgatATGTAAAATGACCTGCAAATTATCatacaaacaaaataatggGCTTCATTTTCCATGAACAGTGAATCTTTTGTTGCATTACACTGTGATGCTCTGCGTGTTAAATGTGACAAACTATTCACCTTGTAAGATAGACTGAGAACATTTTTTTCTAGTTACCACATGTCCAAGAGCCAATTTTGGTTAGATTAGCACAAGTGTACAACAATCCAAGATTATCAATTCTCAAACAACTTCTACATAGCTAGAATTCTGAAATAATGACAATCTAAGAATCAACATGAATGAATTAATACCAATTACCTTGTTGCCTCAGAACCACTCCCCTCAGTCCGCTTGAAAATTTGTTGAAGTGCAAGAGGTACCATTCCAGGCTCCCTTGGACACCCAAAAACAGTATGGGTCTTGCCAGATCCACTAGGGCCCAATGCAGCCAGCATCCCGCTTTTGCCATTGATGAAATCCTCCACCAAAGGCTTCACCATCCTTTCATAGACTTCTTCCTGCATAAAATTTTGGAATAAGTTCATAAAAGAGATGAACAATAATGATCATTAAAAGAAGGCCCTAAATCTCTGTTGATCACCgagaaaatttaaggaaaaggaaaaaatatatatatctatatatcaaaaCTCATGCGAGCCTGTTACTCTAATACGTTTGGTAGAGTAGAGTGTCCCAAATTCAAAGAAACAAACATAACGGAAATCATAAGAGTCAAAACCAAGTTTTATTTGTTCCCCGTCTTCTCagctaccaaaaaaaaaagaaaagggaaaaagaattcGAAAGAGAAAAAGATTAACAACCTGAGAAGAATCGGCAGAGAACACATGAGAAAAGCCTTCATAGACCTCAGACTTGATCCGCTTCAGATCCTTCAAGTGGGAAGGCGGCGAGAGTGTCACCGACTGCGTGTTATTAACCGCGATACAAATTTCAGAGTTCTTGTTCTTCTTTCTCTTAATCTTCGTGCTAGGGTTCTGAGGCCACACGTTTTTCGCCACGGACTTGGAACTTTGATTTCCGCGACTCCCACACTTTCCCGACCCTTGAAGAGTGATGAGGGGTCGAATTCTGAGAAAAACTCTGAGATTTTCGGGGGAGGGAGTTGGGAGGGTTTGAGGGACTTGCATGGCCAAAATTTCTTGGATCGGAAATGCTGGAATTTCTGAAGTAATGGGGTTTGAAAGAAGAGGACGAGGAGGAACGCTTGTTGAAGGCGTTGCCCTGGCTTTGCGATGAGGGTTTCTTCGAACCGTTACCGTGTAGGGACATGGAGGAGAGCTCTGAGTCTCCATTCTCGGTTCCCTCTCAGCTCTCAAGTCTCGACTTCTTGGGCGGAAAGGTGTTATTTGAATTTTCCAACGGTTCAACAGAACCAGAGTAATCCGACGGGGAGTAAAATCTCAGCGGCCCGGTTTGTTTAAGCCGGtctcaattaaaaatttaaatttgatcgGAGTTGTTTCCACAAATTCCTGTTAAAAATGATAGACTTGGATTAGCGGTCCAATTATTATTGGCCTGCctcagaattttaaaaataataataaaattattataaaacataGACACACGAGAGTGGATCATAATTACAAATTTGCAATTAAaattgggagaattgtgttttgggcccagctgggcccaaaaattaacaaatggtccATCTAACCGACCCATTTAAGTTGAAAACCCATAGGAAgtgtcaaaattaaaaagaaggatattcacttttattaattccaaaaataacctttgctgattatgaaaaaaaaataataataaacaaaaaaatccagGTTGGAATTTTGCCCTAATTTTGGTGTCTCTTCAGATTTCAAGCCTAGAagccgttttcttctcttcGTCCCGAGTTCCTCCATCgcttgcatctcaatctctgcGGCTCTTTGGAATTTTGCCCTAATTTTGCTCTCTTCAGCATTTCAAGCCTATAAGCCATTTTCTTCTCTGCCTAGAAGTCGTTTTCTTCTCTGCCTAGAAGCCGTTTTCTTCTCTGCCTAGAAGTCGTTTTCTTCTCTGCTTAGAAGCCGTTTTTTCTATTCCTCCCGAGTTTCTCCATCgcttgcatctcaatctctgtggctttttggaattttgccctaattttggtctctcttcagcatttcaagcctagaaatcgttttcttctcttcctcccgAGCACTTCCATCgcttgcatctcaatctctacggttctttcattttttctcgcaTTCGTCTCTCTCGAAAATTTGAATAAGGTATGGATTTCAGTTGGGTCTCTCTTGTTGCATATTTGAGGTTAGTAGATTGCCTAAATTTTGGTCTCTCTTCAGCATTTCAAGCCTAGAAGCCgctttcttctcttcctcccgAGCACCTCCATCgcttgcatctcaatctctgcGGCTCTTTCGTTTTTTCTCGCATTCGTCTCTCTCGAAAATTTGAATAAGGTATGGATTTCAGTTGGGTCTCTCTTGTTGCATATTTGAGGTTAGTAGATTGCCTAAATCTTGACCTAAATTTTCTTAGTCCAAATCTCTAAACTGTGTTCAACTTGATCTCCGGAGTTCAAGTTACTGTTCCCATTCAATAATTGACTTCTTGGTTTGCTACTATTATTCGGATGctgagaaaataatgagaaaaagaaaggaaaaattttgaac contains the following coding sequences:
- the LOC100252261 gene encoding kinesin-like protein KIN-6 isoform X1, producing the protein METQSSPPCPYTVTVRRNPHRKARATPSTSVPPRPLLSNPITSEIPAFPIQEILAMQVPQTLPTPSPENLRVFLRIRPLITLQGSGKCGSRGNQSSKSVAKNVWPQNPSTKIKRKKNKNSEICIAVNNTQSVTLSPPSHLKDLKRIKSEVYEGFSHVFSADSSQEEVYERMVKPLVEDFINGKSGMLAALGPSGSGKTHTVFGCPREPGMVPLALQQIFKRTEGSGSEATRSFYISIFEIYSERGKGERMLDLSPGGADLFMQQSSIKGLQEVVISDVAQAESLIAQGMLKRCTAMTNSNSQSSRSQCIINIRSAPNNLESDVGVQLNSAVLTIVDLAGAEREKRTGNQGARLLESNFINNTSMVFGLCLRSLLEHQRNPKKPLQKHFQNSLLTRYLRDYLEGKKRMALILTIKPGEEDYLDTSFLLKQASPYMKIKFNNVEELSDLVANKRHVRTLPRFEQRKRMKFSNPDACVIEEANSVGDEQRLCVCDEEVNPEELKETGTVKALVQSPRNSKLDVYDSTFLKLNGVELAKRERNNQIMQGFAKALWDVLKQYKEKLEEAENQVQSLRESLKSEKAKYFELDKEMKDLKSHCSCCKEKVVESTLPKENSNSELTVDDSSQLEGHGSSNIDEINMGVSLNLDLEAFEHGSTPAKCDSSVQQELDAFLQVESSDMVDSSCLCIKDFQHQNSQVIQGVPSSDMVGFECIDNELKHNATYNQEHWSFSRNGKSAEDLNELKYLEIDDNNLKAEVTAGTKLSKSLFSSSQSPVMVSDNNCSSVELDQLHTEEDKILLDPPLMPKVDVAVTPECKTGNVPESEAELNSCSKPLWDPPLMPKEDVAVTRVSNTGNVPESEAEVNSCSKPLWDPPLMPKEDVAVTGVCNTGNVPESESEPNSCSKRLLDPPLMPKEDVAVTQVCDTGDMPESEAELDSFSKPLLLYPPLMPKEDVSVTQARNTSNVSESESEPNSCSKQFLDPPLMPKEDVAVTQVCDTGEMPESETELNSCSKPFLDPWLIPEKDVAVTQVSDTGDVPESESEINSCSKPLMDSPLVPEEDVAVTQVSDTDDVPESESELNSCSKPLMDSPLVPEEDVAVTQGCYIGDVKESESEVNSCSKPLLDPQLMSKEDVAVTQVCDTDDVPGSEAEVNSCSKTLLAPQLMPKEDVAVTRVCYTGDVPESEAEVTSCSSKPLLAESEAEPNSCSKALKAEKPRRRLLPASSVLLRDIGGLDLEDENQKPRGTRGGKKLAADEINRTQGSISLMRLLKSNLRL
- the LOC100252261 gene encoding kinesin-like protein KIN-6 isoform X2 codes for the protein METQSSPPCPYTVTVRRNPHRKARATPSTSVPPRPLLSNPITSEIPAFPIQEILAMQVPQTLPTPSPENLRVFLRIRPLITLQGSGKCGSRGNQSSKSVAKNVWPQNPSTKIKRKKNKNSEICIAVNNTQSVTLSPPSHLKDLKRIKSEVYEGFSHVFSADSSQEEVYERMVKPLVEDFINGKSGMLAALGPSGSGKTHTVFGCPREPGMVPLALQQIFKRTEGSGSEATRSFYISIFEIYSERGKGERMLDLSPGGADLFMQQSSIKGLQEVVISDVAQAESLIAQGMLKRCTAMTNSNSQSSRSQCIINIRSAPNNLESDVGVQLNSAVLTIVDLAGAEREKRTGNQGARLLESNFINNTSMVFGLCLRSLLEHQRNPKKPLQKHFQNSLLTRYLRDYLEGKKRMALILTIKPGEEDYLDTSFLLKQASPYMKIKFNNVEELSDLVANKRHVRTLPRFEQRKRMKFSNPDACVIEEANSVGDEQRLCVCDEEVNPEELKETGTVKALVQSPRNSKLDVYDSTFLKLNGVELAKRERNNQIMQGFAKALWDVLKQYKEKLEEAENQVQSLRESLKSEKAKYFELDKEMKDLKSHCSCCKEKVVESTLPKENSNSELTVDDSSQLEGHGSSNIDEINMGVSLNLDLEAFEHGSTPAKCDSSVQQELDAFLQVESSDMVDSSCLCIKDFQHQNSQGVPSSDMVGFECIDNELKHNATYNQEHWSFSRNGKSAEDLNELKYLEIDDNNLKAEVTAGTKLSKSLFSSSQSPVMVSDNNCSSVELDQLHTEEDKILLDPPLMPKVDVAVTPECKTGNVPESEAELNSCSKPLWDPPLMPKEDVAVTRVSNTGNVPESEAEVNSCSKPLWDPPLMPKEDVAVTGVCNTGNVPESESEPNSCSKRLLDPPLMPKEDVAVTQVCDTGDMPESEAELDSFSKPLLLYPPLMPKEDVSVTQARNTSNVSESESEPNSCSKQFLDPPLMPKEDVAVTQVCDTGEMPESETELNSCSKPFLDPWLIPEKDVAVTQVSDTGDVPESESEINSCSKPLMDSPLVPEEDVAVTQVSDTDDVPESESELNSCSKPLMDSPLVPEEDVAVTQGCYIGDVKESESEVNSCSKPLLDPQLMSKEDVAVTQVCDTDDVPGSEAEVNSCSKTLLAPQLMPKEDVAVTRVCYTGDVPESEAEVTSCSSKPLLAESEAEPNSCSKALKAEKPRRRLLPASSVLLRDIGGLDLEDENQKPRGTRGGKKLAADEINRTQGSISLMRLLKSNLRL